The Capsicum annuum cultivar UCD-10X-F1 chromosome 3, UCD10Xv1.1, whole genome shotgun sequence genomic sequence TTGTATGTGAATCTCCAGGGATGATGGTTTTGGGCTCCTCAAagtttttatactttttaaaccAGTCTTTATCATAACAGACATGACGGTTTGCACTAGAGTCAGCCCACCATCCATCAACATTCACCACCATGTCTATGTCTGTTATCACTGCCACAAAAGATTCTTCGGTAACGTTTGCCTGAGGTGTAGGCTCAGGTTTCCGATAACTGCAAGATCGAGCAATATGATCACTTTTGCCACAGACGAAGCACGGTCATTTTTCttgtacatgttgattttttgctTGGTAATTTCCACCATTTTTATTATTGAGATgtctataattatttttcttgaatattttcttcttaggcttcaaaATAGTAATATTTTTGTTAGGTTCATGAGTAGCATTACTtgaagttaaatttaccttcagtgtgatgttgttctcttctgtTTGCATAAGTGCATCTTGGCCCCTTGCTTCTTCTTCTACCACTTTCCACCTCTTGAAGTGAGTACCGTTGCACCGAAATAGCTTGTTGAGATCCCCATCTTGACATCCGCGAAATTTTCAGTTGTTGCCATTGattctccttaaaattgttggtgatTATTACAATAAATTGCAATAAatattacaactgaaaattacaaatggataaagaaaaatatatttcttcttctatggctgaggcgcggatatcttaCTCTCTTTCAGGAGATTCAAGTCCACTGCGACAATTGTTTCTCCAATCCAGCAGTAACACACTTTGACTTGTACCCTCCAGGACACAACAACCTACACaataactcaacaactctggactAGAGTTGAATTCAAAACTCCACACAATTAACACCCCCTTCAATTATTAAACTCTCTTATTTAGAAAATATGTCTCTTCTTACTCCCAAACTGCCGAGCATGAAGCCtcttaaatagaaaataaaagctTCATTATTACTCGACAAAGCTTAGTTGAATAATAAAGGGAGCACTATCTGATTACACTATATTAAAACAAAAGGGTGTAGCACTTTTGCAGCACATTATAGTGCTTTCATCATTGGAttgataatatataataatactaataataataataataataataatataaaataaaatatgataaaaattaaaaaaaatgttatctcaatctaatattaaaaaatgTTATATCAGCATCATTGTGGAGAAAACAATTGCATTTATCCATGGACTGTCcttttaacaaattaaccatcAAAACGAAATTGGGTAGGTTACAAGACTTCTATTTTCAGTTTCAAGATTGTTAGCTTCATTTCCTTACTAGCATAGAAAAAGACGTAAGAAATAAACCAGGTGTCCAACTCAACACCAAAGGCCGATTCATGACTCATGAGTTGATGGATTTCCCAAGAGCCAAGATCATATAATACCGATCCcacaatcaacaacaacatacctagtctAATTGTTGGGTCTAAGTAGGGTAGGAATGTagtaccttacccctaccttgtggaAGCAGGGAGGTTACTTCCAGAAGACCCCCGACTCAAGTGCAGCAAGTCAAAGCATGTCACTTAGAAGGAAAGCAGTACAGCAACGAAATAATGCAGTAACAGAAACACAATGTTGGAAAACCCAACTCTCATACCCTGATAAGAAAATTGACCTGGGGCTTATCTTAAtaccaaaagctagctcatgagttGAGAATCGTCCAAgattatacaacaagaccaagTATCCATGCCAGAAGCTATGCGGGAACTCAACAAAGTCGTAGAAGCAAAATGGGAAACAAAGCAAATACTCCCTCCCTTTCcatttgtttctttgattttgacttagacacagagtttaactaagtaAACAAGACTTCCTAAATCCCGCcatcttaaactaaagatacgTAGAATATGCCAATATAtcatactttttaaaataaactaaaaggaaaagaaagacaaataaattaaaacggaggGAATATGAATAAATGGTCTCACCCGAGCTGGTTTAATTTCATCAGAGGACAAAGATAACTGATCATCAACTCCATCAATCTTAGAATTACCAGCAGTTAAAACTGAAACTCTACTACTTAACAAAGAACTCCTTTTCACCAAACAACCAGCAGCACTCCTTGAGAAATTCACATGCAGTGGACTTGAATTTGCTGAAAAACAACAAAACTGATGAGTAGAAGCAGCATAATCACTTGCGAAAAACTGTGAAAGAAAGCCAATGCCACTTGAAACTGTGCCCATTATTAGTACTATTCTTTATATCAAGAAGTGGACataagaggagaaaaagaagaacagttggagttagttttgCAAATTGGAAGTTTTGTTTGATGGATTTTGGGATTGTTGTGTGTGTGTGGATTTGGATAGATTGACGTGTGAAGAAAAGTACACAACTGTTTTGAGATGTTTTGGACCATGCATGTGTCA encodes the following:
- the LOC107865557 gene encoding uncharacterized protein LOC107865557 isoform X3 produces the protein MGTVSSGIGFLSQFFASDYAASTHQFCCFSANSSPLHVNFSRSAAGCLVKRSSLLSSRVSVLTAGNSKIDGVDDQLSLSSDEIKPARENQWQQLKISRMSRWGSQQAISVQRYSLQEVESGRRRSKGPRCTYANRREQHHTEVIGNLSLHLRQTLPKNLLWQ
- the LOC107865557 gene encoding uncharacterized protein LOC107865557 isoform X2, which gives rise to MGTVSSGIGFLSQFFASDYAASTHQFCCFSANSSPLHVNFSRSAAGCLVKRSSLLSSRVSVLTAGNSKIDGVDDQLSLSSDEIKPARENQWQQLKISRMSRWGSQQAISVQRYSLQEVESGRRRSKGPRCTYANRREQHHTEAGRDGSCIVRIVRCGRPALQQNDIDS
- the LOC107865557 gene encoding uncharacterized protein LOC107865557 isoform X4 — encoded protein: MGTVSSGIGFLSQFFASDYAASTHQFCCFSANSSPLHVNFSRSAAGCLVKRSSLLSSRVSVLTAGNSKIDGVDDQLSLSSDEIKPARENQWQQLKISRMSRWGSQQAISVQRYSLQEVESGRRRSKGPRCTYANRREQHHTEDYHAM